The Pirellulales bacterium genomic sequence ACGCTTCGGGCTACAATGCGTTCGCCGGTGGCGCTGACCGCGGTGCGGGCGATGATGAATTTCGAATGAAGGCGCCAACGTAGTAGGCACACTCCGTGTGCCGTTTGCGCTTCGCGGCGGGTTGGGCACAGAGCGGGGCAGACGGCACACGGAGTGTGCCTGCTACGTTGGGTGCGGCCTTGCGGCCGGGATTGTGATCGGGCAGAAGCAGGTGTTGGGAAACCGTTTCGGTTGTCTGCGGCCCGTTTGCGGTCCAATCGGCTGGCCGCTAAAATGCCGCGATGAATCGCGCTAAGAATCTTGTGGTGGCCCAGAGCGGGGGGCCCAGCCCGGTCATCAACAACAGCCTGCGAGGCATCGTCGAAACGGCACGCGAGCTGACCGAAATCGGCACTGTCTACGGCGCGCGGCATGGTATCGAAGGGGTGCTCAAGGAAGAGCTGCTGGATTTGTCGGCTCAGCCTGCCGAGGAAATTGCGCTGCTCCGCTGCACGCCCGCGGCCGGTTCGATCGGCACCTGCCGCTATAAGCTCAAGCCGGACCAGACCGAAGATTTCGAACGCGTGATCGAAGTATTTCGTGCTCACGACGTGGGCTATTTTCTCTACATCGGCGGCAACGACTCGATGGACACCGCCCATCAGATGGCGGCATTGGCCCGGCAGCGTGGGCTGGAATTGGTCGCGGTCGGAGTGCCGAAAACGATCGACAACGACGTCGGCGATAGCCAATTCAAGCTGATCGACCACACGCCCGGCTATGGTTCGGTGGCCAAGTATTGGATGCACATGGTGCAAAACGCCAACGAGGAAAACGCCGGCTCTTCGCCGGCCGATCCAGTGTTGGTGTTGCAGGCGATGGGGCGGCGAATCGGATTTATTCCGGCCGCGGCCCGGCTTGCCGATCCCGAGCGGGAAATGCCGTTGCAGATCTATCTCGCCGAGTCGCCCTGTTCGCTCGAGCAATTGGCCGACCAGGTGAACGACGAGTTGCGGCGCTCCGGCCGGGCGATCGTGGTGATCAGCGAGGGATTCGATCTCGGCAGCGTCGGCGAGGTGCGCGATTCGTTTGGGCATGTTGCGTTCAGCTCCAGTCAAACGACGGTCTGCCAGATCGTGGTCAATCATCTGAATCGCGTCGGCCTGGCGTGCAAAGGAGCGGCGCGGGGCAATGTTTCGGGAACCGATCAACGGCACGCGATGGCCCTGGCCTCGACGGTGGATTTGGAAGAGGCCTATCGGAGCGGGCAAACGGCTGCACTTTTGGCGGCTCGCGGCGAAAGCGGCTTCATGGCAACGATTCTGCGGGAAGCGGGCCCGGTCTACGGCGTGCGCTACGATCGCGTGCCGCTGGAGCAAGTGGCGGCTAGCGAGCGAAGTTTTCCCGCGCGGTGGATCGCGCCCGGCGGCTTTGACGTTGCGGATGAATTTGTTCGCTATGCTCGGCCGCTGGTGGGCGAGGATATGGTCAGCCTTCCGCTTCTAGGGGGCCGGCAGCGTTTGGCCCGGATGCAGCCGATCTTCGCCCGACAGATGCTGCCAAAATACGTCCCGCAGTCGGATCGAGGTTAAATCCATGGATGGGATTTTCGGGTTGTATTGTCAGGCAAAATGCCAGTCGCAGTTGCCTAAATGCGCGGCAGGCGCCCCCGAGTCGCCGGGCCTGTCGAATTACCACAGCGTTTCATAACATGTTCTTCATACACAGCTTGCGACCGATGAACGCTCTCGCATGCGGATGCCGGCATAAAAAATGCTAGTTCCGGCAGTCTTTAACGGCCTGCGCGCCGGCGCAGCACTGTTCTTTTTCTCTAACCAGGCGGACCACAACATATGAGCGGTAGCACAGCACGAATGCAAGCGATTGCGGCGGTCACCAATTACAAGCCCATTTCGACGCCGATGAATTTCTCCGAAACTCCGTCGGGCGAACTCTATGGGGCGAATGTCTTCGGCTTGGCCGAGATGGCCAAGCGGCTTCCGAAGCCGGTGTTCAAGTCGTTGAAGCGCACGATCGAGCGCGGCGAAAAGCTCGATAGCAGCGCGGCCGACATCGTGGCCGAAGCGATGAAATCGTGGGCCATTGAAAAGGGCGCCACGCACTATGCCCACGTCTTCTTCCCGCTCACCGGTCTGACCGCCGAAAAGCACGATTGCTTCCTGTCGCCCGACGGCCATGGCGGAGCCATTCCCGAGTTTTCGGGAAAGGCCCTGATCCAGGGCGAGCCGGATGCTTCGAGCTTTCCCTCGGGCGGCATCCGGGCCACGTTCGAGGCCCGCGGTTATACGGCCTGGGATGTCACCAGCCCGGCCTATATCCTCGAAAACCCCAACGGCACGACGCTGTGCATTCCGACCGCGTTCGTTTCTTGGACGGGCGAAGCGCTCGACAAGAAAACGCCCGTGCTCCGTTCGATGCAGGCCCTGAACATCCAGGCGCAGCGGATTCTCAAACTATTCGGCCACACCGACGGCGCGATGGTTTCGTCGACGGCCGGCCCGGAGCAAGAATACTTCTTGATCGACCGGAATTTCTTCTTTGCTCGGCCCGACCTGTTGACCGCCGGCCGGACGCTGTTCGGCGCCAAGCCGCCGAAGGGGCAAGAGTTCGAAGATCATTATTTCGGCGCGATCCCGGAACGTGTTCTGGCGTTCATGCTCGAAGCCGAGCGTGAGTTGTTCAAGCTCGGAATTCCGATCAAGACGCGGCACAACGAAGTGGCCCCGGCGCAGTATGAGATCGCTCCGGTGTTTGAAACTTCGAACCTCGCCACCGACCATCAGCAGCTCGTGGGCATCACGCTCCGCCGCGTGGCCGAGAAGTATGGCATGTCTTGCCTGTTGCATGAAAAGCCGTTTGCCGGCGTCAACGGGTCCGGCAAGCACGTCAACTTTTCGCTCGGCAGCGCGACGCAAGGCAACTTGCTCGACCCGGGCGACACGCCCCACGCAAACATGCAGTTCCTCGTGTTCTGCGCGGCAGTGATTCGTGCCGTGCACAAGTTTTCGCCGCTATTGCGGGCGGTCGTGGCCCATGCCGGAAACGATCATCGCTTGGGAGCCAACGAAGCGCCCCCGGCGATCATTTCGATCTTCCTCGGCGAGCAGTTGACCGACATCTTCGAGCAGATCAAGGCGGGCGGCGCCACTTCGTCCAAGGGCAAGGGAATGATGACGATCGGCGCCGATATTCTCCCGCCGTTGCCGAAAGACGCGGGCGACAGAAACCGCACGAGTCCCTTTGCCTTCACCGGCAATCGGTTTGAATTCCGCGCCGTGGGATCGAGTCAATCGATCGCCGGGCCGCTCGTGGCAATGAACACAATCGTGGCCGAGTCGCTCGACTACATCGCCACCGAGCTGGAAAAGGCCACCGGCGGCAATCCCGGAAAGCTGCCGGGCGCCGTGCAAACGCTGCTCAAAGACATCATCGAGAAGCATGGCGCGGTGGTCTACAACGGTGACGGCTATTCGGAAGCCTGGCACCAGGAAGCCGAGAAGCGCGGTTTGCCGAACATGAAGACCACCGTCGATGCCTTGCCCGTGCTCGGCAGCCCGGAAGTCATCGCGCTATTCGAGAAATACAAAGTGCTCAACAAGCGCGAAGTCACCAGCCGAATGGACATCTACTTCGAGCAGTATTGCAAGACAGTGAACGTCGAAAGCAAGCTGGTCGTCGAAATGTCCAAAACGCTCATCTTTCCGGCAGCGATTCGTTATCAAAGCGAATTGGCCACGACTTGTGCCCATTTGAAGGCCGTCGGCTATTCGTTCGACACCGACACGCTCGACAAGGTGACCTCGCTGGTCAAGGAGCTTCAAGACGCCACTGTCGCGCTGGAAAAGACAATGGAGCACCACGGCGGGCATGGGGTTGTCGAGGAAGCCAAGCACTATTGCCACGAGGTGTTGCCGGCGATGGCCGCGGTCCGCAAAGTGGCCGATGAATTGGAAGGCATCGTGGCCGACGACTTGTGGCCGTTGCCGACCTACCAGGAAATGCTGTTCATCAAATAAGAGAGCGCGAGGCGCCGGCGATCGATCGTCCTTCTTCTTGAACGCCGCGCGACGGTTGGATTGGCCGTCGCGCGGCGTTTTTTCTTGGTGATTCGGCCGTGCGCCACCTGCCCAGCGAAGTCGGCCGTGCGCCACTGGCCAGCGAAGTCGGCCAGTGCGAGCGCCGCTGGACTCGGCCATATTCTCATGCATCTTGCCGTTTGGCGTGTGTTTGCGCGTCGGAGGCCTCCGAGCCGGAACGTCAACTCGCCCCGGCCGGCACTGGCCGACTGCACTGGCCAGTGGCACACCAATCGGCCGGCTAGGCCCCAGCCAGCCAGCCATTGCCACACCAACGAGCAAGCACACTCATGGCGCGGATCGATGGCACGATTGCCGAACGCCACCGCCAGGAGGGTCAAACCACGCGGGGGCGTTTTCACGCATTCGCCGCGACTTCGGCATCGGCAATTGCTTCGGGTTTGAATAGATCGTGCTGCTGCGGCGGGGTCGGCTTCGGGAAGACAAAGCGGGCGATGCGGCGGAAAATCGCCTGCAACAGCCGATTCGGCGATTTCAGATAGAGAAATCTCGGCTGTTGAACGCAGCCGATGCGGGCTTTGAAATCGTCGGCCGCCTGGCCGACGAAAATATCGGTCGCCCCCTTTTGCAGCGCCACGTCGATGCCGCGGAGCATCGTGTTGAAATAGAGATCGGTCTCGGCGTTCAGCGAATAATCGACGCCGATGAACAAGCTGCGATACGCTCCGCCGCGCGTCAGCCCCCAACCAAACGCCACGATCCGCTCGTTCTGGCGGATCACGCTCAGCGACACCTCGCCGGGCAATTGCCGCGCCAGTTGCCGGAAGAACTCTGCCGGCAGGATTTCGAGCTTGCTTTCCGCGCGATCGACCACCGCATTGTAGAGCTGGTGCAGGTCGTCGGTGTACAGCGTCAGAATCCCTTGCGGATCGACAAGCGTTTCGAGTTGAAGGCCGGCGGCGTCGAATTTCCGCAGCGATTTCTTGATCTTATAGCGATAGTGGGAGCGCAGCGCGCGGCAATACTCGTCGAGCGACGAAAAACGGGGTGCGAAATGGTTCATCGGCAGGCTGTCGGCCAGCACGTAGCCGTGCTGCTTGAGCGATTCGAGCTGCGCGAGGTCCGATCTTTCGAATTCCTTGGCGACGATAAACCAAACCCGCTCTTGCCGCGCCAGCCGGCGCATCGTGTCGTCGAGCGCCGCAATCGCCAGTGCAGCATCGGCTTCGGGATGAAGGCGCAGATGTTTTTGCCCCGCCGATACCGGCAAGCCGCAGAAGAGCACTTTCAACCGTGCGTAGCCGGGCCACCATCGTCGTATGGCCTCGGCCCATCGCTTCAGCGTCGGCCCGGCCAAAACGGCCCCATCGACGCGAAAGACACACAGTGCCGCGGCAGCCATCGGCCGGCCATCGGCATCGCGCATCAAAACGTAAAAAAACTTTCCGTCCGCCGACATCGATTGCTCGACCGCGGCAAGCAGCCGGCGATCCATGAATGGATCGACCGGGTCCGCGCACAGCGAATCCCATTCGTGCGATGGCACTTCGCTGATGGCCTGATACAGCGAGGCGGTGTAGCTCATGCGTCGGTTCCATGCTTCGCCGCCGCGGGCGCACGATTGAAGATATGTTTCGGTTCGTGAAGTTTCACTCGGGGAAAGAGCACCTTGGCGAACCAGCGAAGCGGCCAGCGGAGCCAGTTCGTGGCGGCGACGTACATATAGTTCCGCCGCTGCCGGCAACCAAGGCGGGCTTTGAAATCCTCGGAATTCGCGCCGAACTCGATCCGCTCCGTCTGGGCATCAAGAATTTCGCGAAGATAGGCGTAGAACAAATTGTAATAGATGAAGCCCTCGGCATTTCGCTCGTAGTCGACGCCGAGAAACAAGCTCGAAGGGGAACGCGGCGTGAGAATCGCGGAAACGAAACCAATAATCCGTTCCCCGTCATACGCAAGCATCAACAAAAACTCTTCTGAAAACCTCCGCGCGATCTCGCGAAAAAACTCAGGCGGCAATACTTCGAGCTTCATTTGCGAGCGATTGACCACCGCTTCATAAAGCCGATGGACCTCATCGGTGTATCGCTCCGCGGCCATGCCGGGTTCGACGACTTCAATGCGAAAACCGGCCGCCTGGAATTTTTGCTGGTTCCGAATAATTTCTTTTCGATAGCGGCTGCGCATCGCGGCCAACCAGCCGTCGAAGTTGGCGAAGTTGCAATCCAATGTGCTGACCGCGGTGCTCTCGACGCCGAGATAGCCGAGCGCGGAGAGCTCTGCCGAATCGTGAAAAGTTTTCTCATCGAATTCTTTGAAAATCAAGATCTTGGCGCGATGCTCTTTGGCGAGCGTTCGCATTTGCCGGTCGATCAGCCGCACTACTTGCGGCCGATCGGCGTCGGCGGCAAACACAAGATGGCCTTGGTTTGCCGACACGGGCAAACCGCAAAATAGAACGTTGAACCGCAAATAGTTCGGACAAACGCGGCGGATCCGTTCGGTGAGCCGCTTCGACCAATCCGCGGCGACGATCGCCGCGTCGGCTGGGAACAACGACAGGCATGCGGCAGCGACCGGCCGAGCGCCGGCGTAGACCAAAAGCGACCAGCATTTCCCTCCCCCCGGCCGGCTCGCTTCCACCGCGCCCACGAATCGGCGGTCCATGAATCCGGCACAGTTCACATCGCGCAATGAATCCCAATCGGCCGCATTCAATTCGCTTACATGCTCGGCGATTTCGAGCCGATACGCCTCGCGCGCGGCGCTCGGTTCCGCCGGAATCGTGAGAAGAGAAGTACTCATGGGAGGGCAGCCGAGCGAATTCGAAACGAATGCGACAAGGCGCGCACGCCTCGTCCGCCTAAAATTTCCATCCTATCAATGCTAAAAGCGGCATGCAGGGATGTCAAACTGCGGAGTTTGCGCCCATCAAAGCGATCGTCGGTAGTGGGGCGGCAAATCATCGGGCAAATCGCTTTGGCCATCCCAAACTCCAGCGTTGGCGCAACACAAGCCCGAAGCGTAAGCGAGGGAGCGCTCCGTTGCGGGATCGCCGTCACGAACGCATTCATCCAATGTGCATGCGGCTTTGCCGCCTGCCGCGAGACGATGCCGCGAGACGATGCCGCCGTTGCGGCGCTTCCTCGCTAACGCTTCGGGTTTGTGTTGCGTCACATCGAAGATCGTGTGCCGGTCGTGGGGCGGCAAATCATCGGGCGAATCGCTTTGGCCAGGGAAAGAAGATCCGGCTGTGCGTGTCACGGATCGCCGGCGCCGGATCGCGAGAATTTGCCGTCGAGATCGTGTTCGATGGCCGCGCCGCGCGACGTGATGGCGGCCGGCTGGGCGCCGGCGTCGGAATCAGGCGTGCTGGCGGCCGCAGAGGCCGTGGCCGCGCTGCCGGAATTCGAACGGCTGTCGATCGTGTTGGCGGCCGTTTGCTTCGGCTGCTGTTGCGACGAACTAACGCAGCCGGCGCCGAGCAGGCAAGCCAACGATAGCAGCAATCGACCGCTTCCGGCCGACGCATTCAATGCCTTTGCGAATGAGCGCATGGAAAGGATTGCAAGGAGCCAGAAGTGTGTTCTAGCGGAAAGCGTGCCCAGTTAAGGCGCACCGATAAGACCGCACGATGAGGGGTGACACGTTCTCAAAATGAGCCTGCCGTGTCCAGATCAAATCTCGCTTTTTTACCGGCCACCGACGGTTCGGCTGGTATGCGGCGCGACGCAACACAGGGCCGCACTATGTCGCGCCCCTCGATTCGGTGCGCGCGAGTTGGGCTGTCGCACCAACGGTTTCGTCGAAGAAAGTGTCGCGGTCGCGAATGATGGCCTGGGGCAAGAGCGCTTCGCTTTGCGTGGCCACGCCGTTGTGCTTGCGCATTCCGGTGCCGATTGCCAACACCTCCACTAGCCCGCTGCTCAATTCGTTGATGAAAATCTTCACGCCGATCACGGCTTCGATGTTCAGTTCGGCCGCTTCGCGATGGATATGGGCAAGGCAATTTTCGCGGGCCTCGTATACCAGCCGGGTCATCGACGTCACCTCGCCGCGCGACAGCGAACTGAAAAAGGCCTTGATTCCGCCCGAGAAACCGAGGGAATAGACGGACGAGCCGAGCAATAGCCGCACCGGCGCATAGCCGAGTTGCGTGAGGTTCCACAGCTCTTCGCCGGTGAGTTCCGAAGTGGCGGGGATGGGCGCCGCGCCGAGCGCTGGATTGTGCGACGCGGTGCCGACCATCAACATCTCCTTCACGCCGGAGCCGAACGACATGATCCGCGTCGTCACATCGACGACGGCGTTCGCTCCGCGGCTGGCGGCTTCGGCCTCCAAGCGTTGCAGAGCGAGATGCCGGGTGTGATTGTACATGTCGGAATATTCTTTCACTTCGCCGCCGGCCATGGCCCGCAGCGCCCCGGTCAGTCCGCGGCCGACTCCCATCGCGAAGGCCACATTGCCGATCACGAAATGCCGCGGCGAATATCCGGCGTCGATCTGGCAATACAAATCCTGCCCGGAACAAGCGGTCGTGAAAAACGGAGCTTTTGCATCGACGCCGTGCACCGTCGAGCCGACGGCGAGAAACTCATGCATGCCGCCGACTCGCGTCAGTTGCGAAGTGACGCCCGTGGCGCCGCTTGCTTTCGCGGTTTGAGCTTCTTCTTCCAGGCGGCGAATCGCGGCATGGCGGCCATCGGAGATCAATTCCGACAGCGATTGAATTTCGCCGCCGGCGAGCGTGCGCATGCCGCTGGTAAAGCCGCGCAGGGCGCCGAGCGAATAAACGCTGTTGCCGACGAGGATGGCGCCGGGCGCAAGCCCTTTTTTTGCCAAGCAATACAATTCATTGCCGGATAATCCACTGACGATCATTGCGTTTCTCCAGGGATTGCAGCCGATCGATTTTTCATCATGCCGCCAAGGATCGATCGAAAGATAACTTCCACTTTTTTGAAACCCCTCACCCTGCCCTCTCCCGCACGGGGAGAGGGTGCAAGGAAGAAGTTATTTTTCGGTCGCCCCCAAGCTCCGCAAGCACATCCGCGTCGGTCTCGATCGGCAATCGCCGGGCGATCGCCTCGGCCGCCGCCGGTTCCGGATATTGCCGCAGCGCCCACGCGCAAGCGCCGCGCACCAGCGGCTCCCCATCGTTCAACCCGCGCACGAGCGCCGCGATCGCCGGCGCATGCGGCCGATTGCCCAACACGATTGCCGCGTTGCGCAACAAGCCGCGGCGTTTGGCTCGCCACAGCGGTGTATGGCGAAAGCGGCGCCGAAACGACTCGTCGTCCAACTCGAACAGCTCGGCCAACCGAACCGGATTCATTCCCTCGATCGGTTGAAACGCCGGTTCGCCCGACGACTCCCTTGTCCGCGTCTCATGTTGGTTCCAGGGGCATACTTCCTGACACACGTCGCAACCGAACAGCCAATCGCCGATTCCGGGTCGCAACTCCGCCGGGATCGGACCGCGCAACTCGATCGTCAGATAGCTTAGGCAGCGCCGCGCATCGAGCACAAACGGTGCGACAAACGCGCCGGTTGGACATGCGTCGAGGCAAGCCCGGCATGTGCCACAATGGTCGGCCGAGTGTGGGCTATCGTACTGCAATTCCAGGTCGGTTAGCAGGGCGGCGAGAAAAAACCAGCTTCCGATCTGTTTGTTGAGCAGCAACGTGTTTTTGCCGATCCAGCCGAGGCCCGCCATTCGAGCGAATTCGCTTTCCAAGAGCGGCGCCGTGTCGACCACTCCGCGCACTTTTGCCGCCGGGCATCGGGCACGCAGAAAATCCCCGAGCGAATCGAGCCGATCGCGGATCAATTCGTGGTAGTCGGCCCCCCAAGCGTAGCGCGAGACACGGGCTGCGCCGGCGTCGGGCGAAACCGGCTCCGACGTGCGATAGACCATCGCCAGCATGAGCACGCTCCGCACGCCGTCGAGAACCGAGCGGGGATTTTCATACGCGGCCGCACGATCGACCAGATAGTGCATCTCGCCGGCATATCCGGCAGCAAGCCAATCGGCAAACCGTTCGCTGCCCGGCGGTGCAATCGCCGGGCAAGCGCCAGCCAGTGCGAATCCCAACCGCTGGGCTTCGCTCTTCAATTCGGCGCTGAGCAGACTCGGATCGTCGGCATTCATGGGGTTTCGGGCCCGTTTGCCCGAAGCGTTGTCGAGGGCCGGGCCGTTGTAAAGCAAAATTTGACCCGGAATTGTCGGCTGTTTACTGTAGAGAAGCGAAGCACTGATTTTGGAGGCCAAGTCGTGCGGCGATTTTTCGTTTTACTGCCCGTTACTGCCCGCTTTGAGGTGACACCATGAACACGATCAAGAACAGTTTGAAGCGGCTTCCATGGAAGGCATTGTGCGGCGCGTGCGCCATTTGGGCAACGGCAGGCCTCGCGGCCCATGCCGCTCCGCCTGGGCGCGGCGGCCACGGTACGCACGGCGGAATCAACCGCGGAATCAACCGCGGAATCTCCAACAACCGCTTTGGCGGCCCCTACGGTGGCTACGGCTACAACGGCGTGGGAACCGGTTGGGGCGTCGGCGTCGGCGGAGTGCTCGGAGTCGATCTGAACGGCGACGAAAACCAGATCCCCTATTTCGCCGCCCATCCGCCGGTCTACTACAGTTATCCGATCGCCCGGCCGTATGGCGATAGCCCATTTCCCTATCCGCCAGGCTTGTTCATTCCAGCGGCGAGCGAAGGGGGACCGCAAACGATCGTCAACCCATTCGCCCAGCCGGGCAGTGCTGCGCCGTCGAATTCGACACCGACCCCACCCGCGCCATCCAAGGCTTCACCGGCCACTCCGGCGCCGAGCAGCGTAAAACCGACTGCCGGCCGCACCGCATCGTTAACGGCGGAGGCGAGCCGCTCGGTCGAATCGCTTCCAAGTCCGGACCTGGTTCCCGTTCCCGAGGCGGGCTTGCGAGCGACGAGCCCGTTGCACGTGGTTCTGAATCCGTTCGTCAAGTGAGCATGCGTCGGCCACGCGAGCGAGGCCAATCGCCTTGATCCGGCGCCGCCATCCATCTCAAATCTTGCGGCACACGAGTTCGCCGCGGCCGATCGGCACGATCAAGGCGTCGACGCGATTGTCGCTCGTCGCACGCTCGAGCATTTCGGCGAGTTCGTCGGCGTGGCTGATCGCATTGTCGGCCACCAGCAAACCGCCGGGCACCATTCGCGGCACGACCGCCTCGTAGCAATCGCGATAGACTTCCTTCTCCGCATCCAAAAAGCAGAACGCGATGTCTTGATACTGCGGCAAATGCTCGCGGGCATCGCCTGGCGCCAGTTCGACGAGCGATTCGACTCCGGCCGCGCGGAACGTTTCTCGCGCCAGTTGCTGCTTCCCCGGCAACAGTTCGAAGGTCGTGATCCGTCGGCCAGCCGCGGCGCCGGCCAGCGAGAGCCACAAGGTCGAATACCCGCCGCTGGTGCCGATTTCGAGCACGCGGCCCGCCGGAGCGGAGGCAAGCAGAATCGCCAAGAACTGGCCGGTTTCCGGCGTGATCTGCCGCAGCCGCTGCTCGATCGGCAGCCCGGCCGCGCGATCCTTGACATCGCGCTCGACGAGAAACTGCATTCGATCGCAGATTGCTTGGGAGATGTTGTGGAACATGTGTGGAGTGTGGGTTTCAGGGGGGTGCGGAGAGAGATGATGGGCCCTGCGGCAAGCCCTATCCTATCCGATTCGCGGCGACCGCGGATGGGCCTCTTCCTTGCTAGCGCTATGGGCTCGGGCCTACGCGGTCGGTCTGCGCAAAGACGACGCCGCGGCGCTCTCGGCCAATGGCCGTCACGGCGATCGCTCCGCAGAAGATTGCCGCGGCACTTACGAACATGACATGTGAATACGGGTAGTGCCGCGCCAGCGTCGCCTGGGCCCAAGCGATCGAGGCGGCGATCAGGTTGCCGCATTGGTAGGAAAACCCGGGCAAGAATCCGCGCACTCGGTCGGGCGCGAGTTCGTTGATGTGGGCCGGGATAATTCCCCATGCCCCTTGCACCATGAATTGCATCAGAAACGCTCCGGCGATGATCCAATTCAATTCCGACGACAGCGCCCAAAGCGGAGCCGCGGCGAGCGCGCCCAGCAGAGCGACGATCATCATCCGCCGCCTGCCGAACCGGTCGGATGCCAGGCCGAAGCCGATGCCGCCGAGAATCGCCCCGAGCATCGCGACCATCACCACTTGCGCCACCACCTTCGGCTCGAGCCCGTGGAAGCGTTCCAGAAACGCCGGATACATGTCTTGCGTGCCGTGCGATGAAAAATTCATCATCGCCATCAAGGCGGTCAGGTAGACCCACAGCTTCCAATGCGACGCCAAGCCGCGGCCGAGTTGCGACCAGCTTTCCGCCTTGCTCTTCTGCCACACTTCCGATTCGCGGACGAAGAAGCGGATGAAGACCGCCAACAGGGCCGGCACTCCGCCGATGAAAAACATCGGTCGCCATCCCAGCGGCTCGCGCATGAAAAACGCCGTTGCCGCCGCCAGCAGATATCCGAAGGCATATCCCTCCTGGAGGAATCCGCTAAGCAGGCCGCGCCAGCGCGGCGACACCTTTTCCATCACCAGCGAGGCCCCGACGCCCCATTCGCCCCCCATCCCGATGCCGAACAGCGCTCGCAGGATGAGAAACGTTGTCAGATTCGGCGCGAAACCGGTCGCCACTTCCACGGCCGAGTAAAACAGCAAATTGGCCATCATCGGGATCCGCCGCCCGTAGCGATCGGCCAGCAATCCGAAGATCAGCGCCCCGACGGGCCGAAACATGAGCGTCAGCATCAGCGACGCGGAGATGTCGGCCTCGGGAACCTGGAAATCCTTCGCGATGGCTCGCAGCGACATCACGACCAGGAAGAAATCGAACGCATCGAGCGTCCAGCCAAGAAACCCGGCCACCAGGGCAAATACGGCTTCCCGCGTGGGCACACG encodes the following:
- a CDS encoding MFS transporter, encoding MPKDPTAATPSTAGAAAPSANRVPTREAVFALVAGFLGWTLDAFDFFLVVMSLRAIAKDFQVPEADISASLMLTLMFRPVGALIFGLLADRYGRRIPMMANLLFYSAVEVATGFAPNLTTFLILRALFGIGMGGEWGVGASLVMEKVSPRWRGLLSGFLQEGYAFGYLLAAATAFFMREPLGWRPMFFIGGVPALLAVFIRFFVRESEVWQKSKAESWSQLGRGLASHWKLWVYLTALMAMMNFSSHGTQDMYPAFLERFHGLEPKVVAQVVMVAMLGAILGGIGFGLASDRFGRRRMMIVALLGALAAAPLWALSSELNWIIAGAFLMQFMVQGAWGIIPAHINELAPDRVRGFLPGFSYQCGNLIAASIAWAQATLARHYPYSHVMFVSAAAIFCGAIAVTAIGRERRGVVFAQTDRVGPSP
- a CDS encoding class I SAM-dependent methyltransferase; the encoded protein is MQFLVERDVKDRAAGLPIEQRLRQITPETGQFLAILLASAPAGRVLEIGTSGGYSTLWLSLAGAAAGRRITTFELLPGKQQLARETFRAAGVESLVELAPGDAREHLPQYQDIAFCFLDAEKEVYRDCYEAVVPRMVPGGLLVADNAISHADELAEMLERATSDNRVDALIVPIGRGELVCRKI